The Watersipora subatra chromosome 1, tzWatSuba1.1, whole genome shotgun sequence genome has a window encoding:
- the LOC137405736 gene encoding uncharacterized protein: protein MADTNDNDLYAPQNTSPSVTPIYHSRSLLWGKANKLCGFLTFFVAAISIVVCAVVGSTKADSTDFLALLNIALTNLIAVVHVWWYRKSHLAEEKLWFLFFIYMVIWTQCITSVIYICIQTDGSLTPTTTTTPVPPITRHANATAYTLRPASTRKLLQTIKLV, encoded by the exons ATGGCCGACACTAACGATAACGACTTGTATGCTCCTCAAAACACCTCTCCTTCCGTTACACCAATATATCACAGTCGTAGTTTACTATGG GGAAAAGCCAACAAACTATGCGGCTTTTTGACCTTCTTCGTTGCTGCAATTAGCATTGTCGTTTGCGCTGTAGTGGGTTCGACCAAGGCTGATTCAACGGATTTCCTTGCGCTTCTGAACATAGCTC TTACGAATTTAATTGCTGTGGTCCAT GTTTGGTGGTACAGAAAGTCACATCTAGCTGAAGAAAAGTTATGGTTTCTTTTCTTCATCTATATGGTTATATGGACTCAGTGTATAACATCTGTTATCTACATCTGCATACAGACAGATGGTTCACTCACACCAACCACAACCACCACTCCTGTACCGCCAATAACCAGACACGCCAATGCCACTGCATACACTTTGCGCCCCGCTTCTACTAGGAAACTGCTCCAAACTATCAAATTAGTTTAA